The Spirosoma oryzicola region CCGTACGGATTGTCGAAAACGGTAGGACCCAGATCGGTACCAACCCATATGGCCCCGCTCCGATCCTTCACGAGGTTTCGTACAGCGGTTGTTAGCAATCCTCCCTGCCCACTCAATGTTGTCAGATACCGACTGCGGTTTGTCTGCGGGTCGAAAACCAGAATACCGCCTATACCCAGCCGAAGCCACAAAAAGCCGTTGTCGTCGGGTACAATCTGAACAATACCCGGCTGATTAACGGTAGTAAATGACTGAAACTGGCCGTTTGACCGGCGAACGTGTAAGGTTGCCAGCTGACTATCAGTAGTCGTTATCCATAAATTTCCATCCGCGTCGGTGGCCAGCGCCGTGATAGACAAGCCGACCGTAGCGGGCAACTCAACCGCCGAAATCATTTGATCAGCCTGTTGAACCCACAAACCTCCGCCGTAACTACCCAGATACAACTTCTGCTCGTTGGGCAGATAGGCAGCGGAGTTAAAGCCCCGTCCCTGGTTTGTCGTTGCGTTGTTCAGCCAGCGTCCATTCGGAACAGAGAACACACTCACCGACGATTGATTTGCACTTACTGGTCTGCTCTCCTGCGGTCCATTTGGTAAAGCTACCAGCGTCTGCGAATAGGTATAAAGACTGGCGAACTGATCCTGTGAGGGTCCTTCAGGAATAATTTGCAGAATGGTTCCGGTGTTGCCGGATAGTAGGCCATTCTGCGCATCCGCAATCCAAACCGTATTACCATCCTGTACCACCTCTCGCGGATCAGCCAGCAGCGAACTGGTGATGGCCGTCGTGTTAGGCACCGTTACGCTGTTGTTTGTTGCCAGAATCAATCCGTTGCTCCCCGCAAATTGTCGAATGATCGGATTGGCAAGTGGCTGGATCAACGTCCACCGGCCCGATTGCCGCTCGTAAACACCCCGGCCATTAACGGTTATGAACAAGCGTCCCCCGCTCGTGTTGACGGACGCAAGCAGCGAGTCAGGCACGGGAATAGCGCGCCAGTTCGCTGGGTCTGCAATGTTAACGTTAGCCGCAAAACGTACTGCTTGAAACCGCCGACCGGGTCCACTTACCGCTGATGAAGCTGTCAGTGCGTAAAGACTGTCCGTTGTAGCGGTAGTCTGATAGATCGGTAAGGCAGAACCATCTGCCCGTTGGCTGAAATACGTGTCCCGGATCTCGTGTCTTACCACATCCAGAACAACCAGGCCAAAGTCTGTGCTTAGATAGGCATTATTGCCAACACGATTGATGTGGTTGATCGTCCGGGAAGCCGGAAGATTAGGGGCCGTAAAAATCGTATTTACGTTCAGAACTCCGGCGGGCTCACCCGTTGTCGACAGCGCCATAAAGTCCAGATTACCATTCTGGTAGGCGATCAACAGGCTGTTCTGGTCAGCGAGATACAGCAGCCGACTGATGCCCACATCACTTAAGCCGTCCTGCTTGGTAAGTATAGTCGTTTCGTTGGTGGCCTTATTAACATAAAAAAAGCCATTTTTTGTAGCCGCGTAAACGGTGGTAGCGGTAACGGCAACTGACTGCCCGGACCGATAGCTAACGTGCGATTGCCAACTGCCAATCTGTGCCCACCCCGCATACTGAATAACAAATGCGAATGCCAGGATTAGTGACCATTCGCGTAACGCCTTTTGGCCATACACGGCATAAGCACGATTCATGCGTTACTTATTCATTTGTATCAGCGTCTTCATACGCCCATTCCTTTCGTCCAGCTTCGTCGCCCAGGTTGAAACAACGGCGGCAACGGGCTTCGTAACTATCGGTTTCGCCCAGCAAAACCCGCTCCTGCGAGGGCACCAGCCGGTACGAATACTGCGCAATGTCGCCACACACCACACAAATGGCGTGGACTTTGGTAACGTATTCCGCTGTAGCCATCAACTGGGGCATACACCCGAACGGCTGCCCTGAATAATCCATATCCAGGCCCGCTAGTATAATTCGTTGCCCCTGGTTGGCCAGCGTTCGGCAGACCTCGACAATTTCTTTATCAAAAAATTGAGCTTCGTCGATACCAACCACATCACAGTCACCCGCTAAGGCTAAAATCTGGCCCGCCGTTTGCACTGGGGTTGAGTGGATGGTCAGGGCAGAATGGGAGACAATATTTTCCTCGTGGTAACGCGTATCGATAGCCGGTTTGAATATCTGAACCTTAAGCTTAGCAATACGAGCGCGTGTAAGCCGCCGAATCAGTTCTTCGGTTTTACCGGAAAACATTGATCCACAGATAACCTCAATCCAGCCAGTGCGGAGATGGGGAGGTTCGCGTCGTCGGGTCGGTTCGATAAACATGATGTACCAGTGGTTGTAAAAGCAATTAACCGTTTCGGGTCGAACAAGTCAACCGTTTGCTCGTTGGCTTACTTTAGACCATGAACCATTTTTTAAATTCTTTACGGGCCAAAGCGGTTTGTGTCCGAAAACTTTATATTTACAAAACAAAGGCTTTTCCTGATGTC contains the following coding sequences:
- a CDS encoding thymidine kinase; this translates as MFIEPTRRREPPHLRTGWIEVICGSMFSGKTEELIRRLTRARIAKLKVQIFKPAIDTRYHEENIVSHSALTIHSTPVQTAGQILALAGDCDVVGIDEAQFFDKEIVEVCRTLANQGQRIILAGLDMDYSGQPFGCMPQLMATAEYVTKVHAICVVCGDIAQYSYRLVPSQERVLLGETDSYEARCRRCFNLGDEAGRKEWAYEDADTNE
- a CDS encoding two-component regulator propeller domain-containing protein → MNRAYAVYGQKALREWSLILAFAFVIQYAGWAQIGSWQSHVSYRSGQSVAVTATTVYAATKNGFFYVNKATNETTILTKQDGLSDVGISRLLYLADQNSLLIAYQNGNLDFMALSTTGEPAGVLNVNTIFTAPNLPASRTINHINRVGNNAYLSTDFGLVVLDVVRHEIRDTYFSQRADGSALPIYQTTATTDSLYALTASSAVSGPGRRFQAVRFAANVNIADPANWRAIPVPDSLLASVNTSGGRLFITVNGRGVYERQSGRWTLIQPLANPIIRQFAGSNGLILATNNSVTVPNTTAITSSLLADPREVVQDGNTVWIADAQNGLLSGNTGTILQIIPEGPSQDQFASLYTYSQTLVALPNGPQESRPVSANQSSVSVFSVPNGRWLNNATTNQGRGFNSAAYLPNEQKLYLGSYGGGLWVQQADQMISAVELPATVGLSITALATDADGNLWITTTDSQLATLHVRRSNGQFQSFTTVNQPGIVQIVPDDNGFLWLRLGIGGILVFDPQTNRSRYLTTLSGQGGLLTTAVRNLVKDRSGAIWVGTDLGPTVFDNPYGAFDAVVNAQPPLINRRRLLANEAITAIAVDGGNRKWIGTRNGLYHVSPDGSQLLDTFTADNSPLPDNFIQALAIEPIGGRVFIETGTADQPRGLVSYQGSATEPASALGSVTIFPNPVRPDFTGTVGINGLTENATVKILDAGGQLVFETRSQGGTATWNLRDYRGRSAQTGVYLIVVVSGDGLEGVAGKLAVVR